The following are encoded together in the Nocardioides thalensis genome:
- a CDS encoding putative bifunctional diguanylate cyclase/phosphodiesterase yields the protein MEQGHDASRSDGHDQRLRLIVEAAPNAMIMVNDRGRIVLVNSEAERSFGYAREELLALHVEDLVPHRFRHAHQAYRDGFFATPDRRGMGVGRELYGLRRDGSEMPIEIGLNPIELDGRHFVLASVIDITERLRGQAAADAEREDQLRRSILDSIPFSIIATDPEGTIVAANPAAEQLLGYRRDELVGAAVAEIDGEPRKSIAGLHAAVGSMVGSTEESEWTYRRKDGGRVPVSEAIVPLPGDGDEHAGFLVVSYDITRRIEARARAEFLAGHDALTNLPNRFLLTRHLDDVIAAAERGGPGFALLLLDLDHFKRVNDSLGHLIGDELLLHVAARLQAWAGPGDLVSRLGGDEFVIVLGRTDRRSALAARIASLVDAVLAPVSVQGYELAVTGSIGAAVYPLHGGDPTTLLKHADIAMYQAKASGRDNAQWFETRMVEDTNDRIALSAALRQALGRGEVSVVYQPQVDLESGEVVGFEALARWTSPEHGSVAPDLFIPVAEDGGMIIQLGEWVLRTACADVAALSAAVGRPLRLAVNVSPRQLRGKQWLDSVTAALRDSGLDPASLEVEITEGLLIADVGDAVAILSAVRELGVSVVVDDFGQGYSSLAYLTRFPIDKIKIDRSFVEEITDDGDRAAIVDAIIVMAHALGMKVLAEGVETAEQESYLTARGCDEVQGFRYGRGMPKDQVLTALPRIAPCPSPSHVTTSPTWPTSPGSTSTTPSSTTSHRSSR from the coding sequence ATGGAGCAAGGACACGACGCCTCCCGTAGCGACGGCCACGATCAGCGGCTCCGGCTGATCGTCGAGGCCGCGCCCAACGCGATGATCATGGTCAATGACCGCGGCCGGATCGTCCTGGTGAACTCCGAGGCGGAGCGGTCGTTCGGCTACGCCCGCGAGGAGCTGCTCGCGCTCCACGTCGAGGACCTGGTTCCGCACCGGTTCCGCCACGCGCACCAGGCCTACCGCGACGGGTTCTTCGCGACGCCCGACCGGCGGGGGATGGGCGTGGGCCGCGAGCTCTACGGGCTGCGGCGCGACGGCTCCGAGATGCCGATCGAGATCGGGCTCAACCCGATCGAGCTCGACGGCCGCCACTTCGTGCTCGCGTCGGTCATCGACATCACCGAGCGGCTCAGGGGCCAGGCGGCCGCCGACGCCGAGCGCGAGGACCAGCTGCGCCGGTCAATCCTCGACTCGATCCCGTTCAGCATCATCGCGACCGACCCGGAGGGCACGATCGTCGCCGCCAACCCGGCGGCCGAGCAGCTCCTGGGCTACCGCCGCGACGAGCTCGTGGGCGCCGCGGTCGCCGAGATCGACGGGGAGCCGCGCAAGAGCATCGCCGGCCTCCACGCCGCCGTCGGCAGCATGGTCGGCAGCACGGAGGAGAGCGAGTGGACCTACCGCCGCAAGGACGGTGGGCGGGTGCCGGTCAGCGAGGCGATCGTGCCGCTGCCCGGCGACGGCGACGAGCACGCGGGCTTCCTCGTGGTCTCCTACGACATCACCCGCCGGATCGAGGCCCGCGCGCGGGCCGAGTTCCTCGCCGGCCACGACGCGTTGACCAACCTTCCGAACCGGTTCCTCCTCACCCGCCACCTCGACGACGTGATCGCCGCGGCCGAGCGCGGCGGTCCTGGATTCGCCCTGCTGCTCCTCGACCTCGACCACTTCAAGCGGGTCAACGACTCGCTCGGCCACCTCATCGGCGACGAGCTGCTCCTCCACGTGGCCGCCCGCCTGCAGGCGTGGGCAGGCCCGGGTGACCTGGTCTCGCGACTGGGCGGCGACGAGTTCGTGATCGTCCTCGGGCGCACCGACCGGCGGTCCGCACTGGCCGCCAGGATCGCCTCGCTCGTCGATGCCGTGCTCGCTCCGGTCAGCGTCCAGGGCTACGAGCTCGCGGTGACCGGCAGCATCGGCGCCGCCGTCTACCCGTTGCACGGGGGCGACCCCACCACCCTCCTCAAGCACGCGGACATCGCGATGTACCAGGCCAAGGCCTCGGGGCGCGACAACGCGCAGTGGTTCGAGACCCGGATGGTGGAGGACACCAACGACCGGATCGCGCTCTCGGCGGCGCTGCGCCAGGCGCTCGGCCGGGGCGAGGTCTCCGTCGTCTACCAGCCCCAGGTCGACCTGGAGTCCGGTGAGGTCGTCGGCTTCGAGGCGCTCGCCCGCTGGACCAGCCCGGAGCACGGGTCGGTGGCGCCCGACCTCTTCATCCCCGTCGCGGAGGACGGCGGGATGATCATCCAGCTCGGCGAGTGGGTCCTGCGGACGGCGTGCGCCGACGTCGCGGCGCTCAGCGCCGCAGTCGGTCGGCCGCTGCGGCTGGCCGTCAATGTCTCGCCGCGCCAGCTCCGCGGCAAGCAGTGGCTCGACTCGGTCACCGCGGCGCTCCGCGACTCCGGCCTCGACCCGGCCAGCCTCGAGGTCGAGATCACCGAGGGCCTCCTGATCGCCGACGTCGGCGACGCGGTCGCGATCCTCTCCGCCGTGCGCGAGCTCGGGGTCAGCGTCGTGGTCGACGACTTCGGGCAGGGCTACTCGAGCCTCGCGTACCTCACCCGGTTCCCCATCGACAAGATCAAGATCGACAGGTCGTTCGTCGAGGAGATCACCGACGACGGTGACCGGGCCGCCATCGTCGACGCGATCATCGTCATGGCTCACGCGCTGGGGATGAAGGTGCTCGCCGAGGGCGTCGAGACCGCCGAGCAGGAGAGCTACCTGACCGCTCGCGGCTGCGACGAGGTCCAGGGCTTCCGCTACGGCCGAGGCATGCCGAAGGACCAGGTGCTGACGGCGCTCCCTAGGATTGCCCCATGCCCGAGCCCATCTCACGTGACGACGTCGCCCACCTGGCCGACCTCGCCCGGATCGACCTCGACGACGCCGAGCTCGACCACCTCGCACCGCAGCTCGCGGTGA
- the gatC gene encoding Asp-tRNA(Asn)/Glu-tRNA(Gln) amidotransferase subunit GatC, which produces MPEPISRDDVAHLADLARIDLDDAELDHLAPQLAVILESVASIQGVADDDVPPTSHPVPLTNVFREDVVVPGLTAEQALAGAPASDEQRFSVPRILGDEQ; this is translated from the coding sequence ATGCCCGAGCCCATCTCACGTGACGACGTCGCCCACCTGGCCGACCTCGCCCGGATCGACCTCGACGACGCCGAGCTCGACCACCTCGCACCGCAGCTCGCGGTGATCCTCGAGTCGGTCGCCTCGATCCAGGGCGTGGCCGACGACGACGTGCCGCCGACGTCGCACCCGGTCCCGCTCACCAACGTCTTCCGCGAGGACGTCGTCGTGCCTGGGCTGACCGCCGAGCAGGCGCTCGCGGGCGCGCCCGCCAGCGACGAGCAGCGGTTCTCGGTGCCGCGGATCCTGGGGGACGAGCAGTGA
- the gatA gene encoding Asp-tRNA(Asn)/Glu-tRNA(Gln) amidotransferase subunit GatA, with product MTAAEQAESLAAGETTSVELTQAHLDRIAAVDGTAESGVHAFLHVDAEGALEQAAASDARRAAGSPAHALDGVPIAVKDVLATSGLPTTCGSKILEGWVPPYDATVVRRLKEAGLPILGKTNMDEFAMGSSTEHSAYGPTRNPWDLGRIPGGSGGGSAAAVAAYEAPLAIGTDTGGSIRQPGAVTGTVGVKPTYGGVSRYGLVALANSLDQAGPVTRTVLDAALLHELIGGHDPLDSTSVDQPVPALVAAAREGASGDLTGLKVGVIAELSGDGWQPGVMTRFQESVDLLVKAGAEVVEVSCPTFVHALAAYYLILPAEASSNLAKFDAMRYGLRVVPEGDPSAEEVMKATRDAGFGDEVKRRIILGTYALSSGYYDAYYGQAQKVRTLISRDFAAAYEQVDVLVSPTAPTTAFELGEKLDDPLAMYLNDLATIPANLAGVPGISVPAGLADEDGLPVGVQVLAPALADDRCYRVGAALETILTDKWGGQLLEQAPALEGLSA from the coding sequence ATGACGGCGGCCGAGCAGGCCGAGTCCCTCGCCGCTGGCGAGACCACGTCCGTGGAGCTGACCCAGGCCCACCTCGACCGCATCGCGGCGGTCGACGGCACGGCCGAGAGTGGAGTCCACGCGTTCCTCCACGTCGACGCCGAGGGCGCGCTCGAGCAGGCTGCCGCGTCCGACGCGCGCCGCGCCGCCGGCTCGCCCGCGCACGCGCTCGACGGCGTGCCGATCGCCGTCAAGGACGTGCTCGCCACCAGCGGCCTGCCCACCACCTGCGGCTCCAAGATCCTCGAGGGCTGGGTGCCGCCGTACGACGCGACGGTGGTGCGGCGGCTGAAGGAGGCGGGCCTCCCGATCCTCGGCAAGACCAACATGGACGAGTTCGCGATGGGATCCTCCACCGAGCACTCCGCCTACGGCCCGACCCGCAACCCGTGGGACCTCGGCCGGATCCCCGGCGGCTCCGGCGGCGGGTCGGCGGCCGCGGTCGCGGCGTACGAGGCCCCCCTCGCGATCGGCACCGACACGGGCGGCTCGATCCGCCAGCCGGGCGCGGTCACCGGCACGGTCGGCGTGAAGCCGACGTACGGCGGGGTGTCGCGCTACGGACTCGTGGCGCTGGCCAACTCGCTCGACCAGGCGGGCCCGGTGACCCGCACCGTGCTCGACGCGGCGCTGCTGCACGAGCTGATCGGCGGCCACGACCCGCTCGACTCGACGTCCGTCGACCAGCCGGTCCCGGCTCTCGTCGCGGCCGCGCGGGAGGGCGCGTCGGGTGACCTGACCGGCCTCAAGGTGGGCGTGATCGCCGAGCTGTCCGGTGACGGCTGGCAGCCCGGCGTGATGACCCGCTTCCAGGAGTCGGTCGACCTGCTGGTCAAGGCCGGCGCCGAGGTCGTCGAGGTCTCGTGCCCGACCTTCGTGCACGCGCTCGCGGCGTACTACCTCATCCTGCCGGCCGAGGCGTCGAGCAACCTCGCGAAGTTCGACGCCATGCGCTACGGCCTGCGCGTCGTGCCCGAGGGCGACCCGAGCGCCGAGGAGGTCATGAAGGCCACCCGCGACGCCGGGTTCGGCGACGAGGTCAAGCGCCGCATCATCCTCGGCACCTACGCGCTGTCGAGCGGCTACTACGACGCCTACTACGGGCAGGCGCAGAAGGTGCGCACGCTGATCTCGCGCGACTTCGCGGCGGCGTACGAGCAGGTCGACGTGCTGGTCTCGCCCACGGCGCCGACCACGGCGTTCGAGCTGGGCGAGAAGCTCGACGACCCGCTGGCGATGTACCTCAACGACCTCGCGACCATCCCGGCCAACCTCGCTGGTGTGCCCGGCATCTCGGTGCCCGCGGGCCTCGCCGACGAGGACGGGCTGCCGGTGGGCGTCCAGGTCCTCGCGCCGGCGCTGGCCGACGACCGCTGCTACCGGGTCGGCGCGGCGCTGGAGACGATCCTGACCGACAAGTGGGGCGGGCAGCTGCTCGAGCAGGCGCCCGCGCTGGAAGGACTCTCGGCATGA
- the gatB gene encoding Asp-tRNA(Asn)/Glu-tRNA(Gln) amidotransferase subunit GatB, producing MTTTSDVLIPFDEVVEAYDPALGLEVHVELNTNTKMFCGCPTEFGAEPNAQVCPTCLGLPGAMPVVNGKAVEAAIRIGLALNCDIAEWCRFARKNYFYPDMPKNFQTSQYDEPICFDGWMDVDVDGETFRVEIERAHMEEDTGKSTHIGGATGRIHGASHSLVDYNRAGIPLIEIVTRPIVGAGEKAPLVARAYVAQLRDLIVALGVSDARMDQGSIRADVNLSLAPKGSGVLGTRTETKNVNSLRSVERAVRYEMSRHAGVLGGGGAVLQETRHWHEDTGVTTSGREKSDAEDYRYFPEPDLVPVAPSREWVEELRATLPENPTQKRARLQQEWGFSDLEMRDTVGAGALALVEETVAAGAAPQAARKWWLSELARRANDAGVELAEVGVTPAQVAEVQSLVDAKTINDKLARQVFDGLVAGEGTPAEIVEKRGLAVVSDDGALSTAVDNAIAANPDIAQKIRDGKVAAAGALIGAVMKEMRGQADAGRVRELVLEKLS from the coding sequence ATGACCACCACCTCTGACGTCCTGATCCCGTTCGACGAGGTCGTGGAGGCCTACGACCCGGCCCTCGGGCTCGAGGTCCACGTCGAGCTCAACACCAACACGAAGATGTTCTGCGGCTGCCCGACCGAGTTCGGCGCCGAGCCGAACGCGCAGGTCTGCCCCACCTGCCTCGGCCTGCCCGGGGCGATGCCGGTGGTCAACGGCAAGGCCGTGGAGGCAGCGATCCGGATCGGCCTCGCGCTCAACTGCGACATCGCGGAGTGGTGCCGGTTCGCGCGGAAGAACTACTTCTACCCGGACATGCCGAAGAACTTCCAGACCTCGCAGTACGACGAGCCGATCTGCTTCGACGGGTGGATGGACGTCGACGTCGATGGCGAGACGTTCCGCGTCGAGATCGAGCGCGCCCACATGGAGGAGGACACCGGCAAGTCCACCCACATCGGGGGCGCCACCGGCCGGATCCACGGCGCCAGCCACTCGCTCGTCGACTACAACCGCGCCGGCATCCCACTGATCGAGATCGTCACCCGGCCCATCGTCGGCGCGGGCGAGAAGGCGCCGCTCGTCGCGAGGGCGTACGTCGCACAGCTGCGCGACCTGATCGTCGCACTCGGCGTCTCCGACGCGCGGATGGACCAGGGCTCGATCCGCGCCGACGTGAACCTGTCGCTCGCGCCGAAGGGCTCGGGGGTGCTCGGCACCCGCACCGAGACCAAGAACGTCAACTCGCTGCGGTCGGTCGAGCGCGCGGTGCGCTACGAGATGTCGCGCCACGCCGGCGTGCTCGGAGGCGGCGGCGCCGTGCTCCAGGAGACGCGGCACTGGCACGAGGACACCGGCGTCACCACGTCGGGCCGTGAGAAGTCCGACGCCGAGGACTACCGCTACTTCCCCGAGCCCGACCTGGTCCCTGTCGCGCCCTCGCGGGAGTGGGTCGAGGAGCTCCGCGCGACGCTGCCCGAGAACCCGACGCAGAAGCGGGCCCGCCTCCAGCAAGAGTGGGGCTTCTCCGACCTGGAGATGCGCGACACCGTCGGCGCCGGGGCCCTCGCGCTCGTCGAGGAGACCGTTGCCGCGGGCGCGGCCCCGCAGGCCGCCCGCAAGTGGTGGCTGTCCGAGCTGGCGCGGCGCGCCAACGACGCCGGCGTCGAGCTGGCCGAGGTCGGTGTGACGCCGGCCCAGGTGGCCGAGGTGCAGTCGCTCGTGGACGCGAAGACGATCAACGACAAGCTTGCCCGCCAGGTGTTCGACGGCCTCGTCGCCGGCGAGGGCACCCCGGCCGAGATCGTCGAGAAGCGCGGTCTCGCGGTGGTGTCCGACGACGGCGCGCTCTCGACCGCCGTCGACAACGCCATCGCCGCCAACCCCGACATCGCGCAGAAGATCCGCGACGGCAAGGTGGCCGCCGCCGGGGCGCTCATCGGCGCCGTGATGAAGGAGATGCGCGGCCAGGCCGACGCCGGCCGGGTGCGGGAGCTCGTGCTCGAGAAGCTGAGCTGA
- a CDS encoding NYN domain-containing protein — protein MDRARIALLIDADNAPASKIGLILNDLATYGECNIRRAYGNWTKSGLKGWIAELHDSAIRPMQQFDLTTQKNASDMALAIDAVDLLHTGRPDAFAIVSSDSDFTPLVHYLREHGAAVYGYGREKTPTPFQSACTRFTVLEQLGDEELEDAEAADAVPPKGAAKKAAAGKKAAAGRKSGRQVPADKLRSDGKLVGLIRNAISAAAGEDGWALVNQVGSQIRNQSSLDWRNYGYSTLTKLLVAMDLFDLRGEGTPQVAVRDPKAR, from the coding sequence ATGGATCGGGCCAGGATCGCGCTGCTCATCGACGCCGACAACGCGCCGGCCAGCAAGATCGGGCTGATCCTCAACGACCTCGCGACCTACGGCGAGTGCAACATCCGGCGCGCCTACGGGAACTGGACGAAGTCGGGGCTCAAGGGCTGGATCGCCGAGCTGCACGACTCGGCGATCCGCCCCATGCAGCAGTTCGACCTGACGACGCAGAAGAACGCCTCGGACATGGCGCTGGCGATCGATGCGGTCGACCTCCTGCACACGGGACGTCCGGACGCGTTTGCGATCGTCTCGAGCGACTCCGACTTCACGCCGCTCGTCCACTACCTGCGCGAGCACGGCGCTGCCGTCTACGGCTACGGGCGGGAGAAGACGCCGACGCCGTTCCAGAGCGCGTGCACGCGATTCACGGTGCTCGAGCAGCTGGGCGACGAGGAGCTCGAGGACGCGGAGGCGGCGGACGCCGTACCGCCGAAGGGAGCCGCGAAGAAGGCCGCAGCAGGCAAGAAGGCGGCTGCTGGCCGGAAGTCGGGCCGACAGGTGCCCGCCGACAAGCTCCGCTCGGACGGCAAGCTCGTCGGGCTGATCCGCAACGCGATCAGTGCTGCCGCGGGCGAGGACGGATGGGCCCTGGTCAACCAGGTGGGGTCGCAGATCCGCAACCAGTCGTCGCTCGACTGGCGCAACTACGGCTATTCGACCTTGACCAAGCTCCTCGTCGCGATGGACCTCTTCGACCTGCGTGGCGAGGGCACGCCGCAGGTCGCCGTGCGGGATCCGAAGGCGCGTTAG
- a CDS encoding prenyltransferase/squalene oxidase repeat-containing protein, with amino-acid sequence MSSPSFKRAGAAAVGAAILAAGLTAVAPAPAAHAATDPGPAADAAGWLADEFATLTSDEAGEAIDYGLAVAATDGPAEVLTSLTNGLNGVLADFLPPADPAPSQWTAINVAMAADYYATVDAIPPAETDLFNRFAGMVDDTTGQFGPSAWPYSQAYAVNALRNRNSAELEEARDFLLEAQCENGAWGFDTSCAAGTLDIDGTALAVLALLPDAELAAVGPAVESAIAWMKTQQRADGGFGNWGVNTGGTTSSGPSSGLAGWALGAAGETAIAGEAAVWIRNHQAAAVTGCATLLDAESGAVAFDGDGYDEGTTEGIGDAVRGSWLNSTAQAYGALTFLPEHTDHLGLGVPLYLDGGSTHRFVVSGLREGERACFKIGKKRTWVRGNAHGKATVNAQVPDRTGFIGVTAATADDGAGGETAVLAAKRVPFDLKDRVRRGGKQVVEVRGLHSGERVVVRYDGAKVAGGKAATDGTFRASFPVGRKAGAHKVKVVGQFADRTATQSFLVG; translated from the coding sequence ATGTCCAGCCCCTCGTTCAAGCGGGCGGGAGCCGCGGCCGTCGGCGCCGCGATCCTCGCCGCCGGCCTCACGGCCGTCGCCCCCGCACCTGCCGCCCACGCGGCGACGGATCCCGGCCCGGCGGCTGACGCCGCCGGCTGGCTCGCCGATGAGTTCGCAACGCTGACCAGCGACGAGGCCGGCGAGGCCATCGACTACGGCCTCGCGGTCGCAGCGACCGACGGCCCGGCCGAGGTCCTGACCTCGCTGACCAACGGACTCAACGGCGTCCTGGCGGACTTCCTGCCGCCGGCGGACCCGGCGCCGTCGCAGTGGACTGCCATCAATGTCGCAATGGCGGCGGACTACTACGCCACGGTCGATGCGATCCCGCCGGCGGAGACCGACCTCTTCAACCGCTTCGCCGGGATGGTCGACGACACGACCGGGCAGTTCGGGCCCTCGGCGTGGCCCTACAGCCAGGCCTATGCAGTGAACGCGCTCCGGAACCGGAACAGCGCGGAACTGGAGGAGGCTCGGGACTTCCTGCTCGAGGCACAGTGCGAGAACGGGGCGTGGGGCTTCGACACCTCGTGTGCCGCCGGCACCCTCGACATCGACGGCACGGCGCTCGCCGTGCTCGCGCTCCTTCCCGACGCCGAGCTCGCGGCTGTCGGCCCGGCCGTCGAGAGCGCGATTGCGTGGATGAAGACGCAGCAGCGGGCGGACGGCGGCTTCGGCAACTGGGGCGTCAACACCGGTGGCACGACGAGCAGCGGCCCCAGCTCGGGGCTCGCCGGCTGGGCGCTCGGCGCCGCGGGGGAGACGGCGATCGCGGGCGAGGCCGCGGTGTGGATCCGCAACCACCAGGCCGCGGCCGTCACCGGCTGCGCGACGCTGCTCGACGCCGAGTCCGGCGCGGTGGCCTTCGACGGCGACGGCTACGACGAGGGCACCACTGAGGGCATCGGGGACGCCGTTCGGGGCAGCTGGCTGAACAGCACCGCCCAGGCCTACGGGGCGCTCACGTTCCTGCCGGAACACACCGACCACCTCGGCCTCGGCGTCCCGCTGTACCTCGACGGTGGCAGCACGCACCGGTTCGTGGTGAGCGGGCTCCGCGAGGGCGAGCGTGCCTGCTTCAAGATCGGCAAGAAGCGCACCTGGGTGCGCGGCAACGCCCATGGCAAGGCGACGGTCAACGCGCAGGTCCCGGACCGCACCGGCTTCATCGGTGTCACGGCGGCGACCGCTGACGACGGTGCTGGTGGGGAGACCGCGGTCCTGGCGGCGAAGCGGGTGCCGTTCGACCTCAAGGACCGGGTCCGCCGCGGCGGCAAGCAGGTGGTGGAGGTGCGCGGGCTGCACTCCGGTGAGCGCGTCGTGGTCCGTTACGACGGCGCGAAGGTCGCCGGCGGCAAGGCGGCGACCGACGGCACCTTCCGGGCGTCGTTCCCGGTGGGCCGGAAGGCGGGCGCGCACAAGGTCAAGGTCGTCGGCCAGTTCGCCGACCGCACCGCGACCCAGTCCTTCCTGGTGGGGTGA
- a CDS encoding energy-coupling factor transporter transmembrane component T translates to MRIPRDLHPGAWWCWAIGLAAGASSTTNPLVLSLLIAVAAVCVYACRGDQPWSRSFRLYLWLAAVVLVVRVLFRILLGGNDAGHVLFTMPEIPLPDWAAGISLLGPFSREELLAAIYEGLRLGALLLAVGAANALANPKRLMKSLPPALYEIGTAMVVAITVLPQLADSARRVRAAQQLRGGPGGRFARVRGLRRLLVPVLEDALERSMALAAGMDTRGYGRTGDVSRAQRRGTGALMVAGLLGICVGTYAFLDSSAPRLLAGPMLALGSLLAVLGFVVAGRRVRRTRYRADRWRLPEVVVAISGVLVGVGLWAVQRWEYAVAHPGVQDVPEVSLLAVASVLCGVVPVWVAPPPLTVRSRERLVVAA, encoded by the coding sequence GTGAGGATCCCGCGCGACCTCCACCCCGGCGCGTGGTGGTGCTGGGCCATCGGCCTCGCGGCCGGTGCGTCCAGCACGACCAACCCGCTGGTGCTGTCGCTGCTGATCGCGGTGGCCGCGGTGTGCGTCTACGCGTGCCGCGGCGACCAGCCGTGGTCCCGGTCCTTCCGGCTCTACCTGTGGCTGGCCGCGGTGGTCCTCGTCGTCCGGGTGCTGTTCCGGATCCTGCTCGGCGGCAACGACGCCGGGCACGTCCTGTTCACGATGCCGGAGATCCCGCTGCCCGACTGGGCGGCGGGGATCTCGCTGCTGGGACCGTTCAGCCGCGAGGAGCTGCTGGCCGCGATCTACGAGGGTCTTCGGCTGGGTGCGCTTCTGCTCGCGGTCGGCGCCGCCAACGCCCTGGCGAACCCCAAGCGGCTGATGAAGTCGCTGCCGCCCGCGCTCTACGAGATCGGCACCGCGATGGTCGTCGCGATCACGGTGCTCCCGCAGCTCGCCGACAGCGCCCGTCGCGTGCGGGCCGCGCAGCAGCTGCGCGGCGGCCCGGGCGGGCGGTTCGCGCGGGTGCGCGGGCTGCGGCGGCTGCTGGTGCCGGTGCTGGAGGACGCGCTCGAGCGGTCGATGGCGCTCGCAGCGGGCATGGACACCCGCGGCTACGGCCGGACGGGTGACGTCAGCCGCGCGCAGCGACGGGGGACCGGCGCGCTGATGGTCGCGGGCCTTCTCGGCATCTGCGTCGGCACCTACGCCTTCCTCGACTCCAGCGCGCCGCGGCTCCTGGCCGGGCCGATGCTCGCGCTCGGGTCGCTGCTCGCGGTGCTCGGGTTCGTGGTCGCGGGCCGGCGGGTGCGCCGTACCCGCTATCGAGCGGATCGCTGGCGGCTCCCCGAGGTCGTCGTTGCGATCTCCGGCGTGCTCGTCGGGGTCGGGCTGTGGGCCGTGCAGCGGTGGGAGTACGCCGTCGCGCACCCCGGCGTGCAGGACGTGCCCGAGGTGAGCCTGCTCGCCGTCGCCTCCGTGCTCTGCGGTGTGGTGCCGGTCTGGGTGGCCCCGCCGCCGTTGACCGTGCGGAGCCGCGAGCGGCTGGTGGTGGCCGCGTGA
- a CDS encoding ABC transporter ATP-binding protein, protein MLELRSVTFEYGAGPDARRVLDVVDLAVDPGELVVLAGPTGVGKSTLLGVVAGLVPAFSGGTLRGEVLIDGSSVIDQPARDRAHTVGYVGQNPAAWFVTDTAEEELAFGMEQLGLPPATMRRRVEETLDLLGIADLRHRDLRTLSGGQQQRVAIGAVLTTHPRLLVLDEPTSALDPTAAEDVLATITRLVHDLDVSVLLAEHRLERVVPFADRMALLEAGGKLRVGEPATVLADAPIAPPIVELGRVAGWEPLPLTVREARRWARGWELETPTPAESASPGVTSRLARSAALRRSGVAVDAGRGAGASSRNRREVTPRLADSAGAHVGPVVEARGVVVMHGRVPALREVDVALEAGTVTALMGRNGSGKSTLLWTLQGRLGATSGVVRVDGSDPHAARPEERRRRTGMVPQSPADLLYLETVAEECEAADASTGADAGTCAGLLKRLAPGIEPDTHPRDLSEGQRLALAVSIVLTARPPVLLLDEPTRGLDYTAKAALADILRDLATDPEGERAVLVATHDVEFVAHVADRVVVLAEGEVVSAGPVREVVAESPAFAPQVTKVLGAPWLHVDEVAAALADRDGSECQP, encoded by the coding sequence CTGCTGGAGCTGCGCTCCGTCACGTTCGAGTACGGCGCCGGGCCCGATGCGCGGCGGGTCCTCGACGTGGTGGACCTGGCCGTCGACCCCGGCGAGCTCGTGGTCCTCGCCGGGCCGACCGGCGTCGGCAAGTCGACGCTGCTCGGTGTGGTCGCGGGACTGGTGCCGGCGTTCAGCGGCGGCACGCTCCGCGGCGAGGTGCTGATCGACGGCAGCTCCGTGATCGACCAGCCGGCGCGGGACCGTGCACACACCGTGGGCTACGTCGGTCAGAACCCGGCAGCGTGGTTCGTCACCGACACGGCCGAAGAGGAGCTCGCCTTCGGGATGGAGCAGCTGGGGCTGCCGCCCGCGACGATGCGCCGGCGCGTGGAGGAGACGCTGGACCTGCTCGGCATCGCCGACCTGCGGCACCGCGACCTGCGGACCCTCTCCGGAGGCCAGCAACAGCGGGTCGCGATCGGTGCCGTGCTCACGACGCACCCCCGTCTGCTCGTGCTCGACGAGCCGACGTCGGCGCTCGACCCGACCGCCGCCGAGGACGTGCTCGCGACGATCACCCGGCTCGTCCACGACCTCGACGTGAGCGTGCTGCTGGCCGAGCACCGCCTTGAGCGGGTGGTGCCGTTCGCCGACCGGATGGCGCTGCTGGAGGCCGGCGGGAAGCTGCGGGTCGGCGAGCCGGCGACGGTGCTCGCTGACGCGCCGATCGCGCCGCCGATCGTGGAGCTGGGGAGGGTGGCGGGGTGGGAGCCGCTGCCTCTGACGGTGAGGGAGGCTCGGCGGTGGGCGCGGGGGTGGGAGCTGGAGACGCCGACGCCGGCGGAGTCGGCGAGTCCCGGGGTGACTTCCCGGCTTGCTCGCTCCGCCGCGCTACGGCGCTCTGGGGTTGCGGTTGACGCGGGTAGGGGCGCCGGCGCGTCGTCGCGAAATCGCCGGGAAGTCACCCCGCGCCTCGCCGACTCCGCCGGTGCCCACGTCGGGCCTGTGGTCGAGGCGCGCGGGGTGGTGGTGATGCATGGGCGGGTGCCTGCGCTGCGGGAGGTGGACGTGGCGTTGGAGGCGGGGACGGTGACGGCGCTGATGGGGCGCAACGGGTCGGGGAAGTCGACGCTGTTGTGGACGCTCCAGGGGCGGCTGGGCGCCACGTCGGGCGTGGTGCGCGTGGACGGGTCCGACCCGCACGCGGCGCGGCCGGAGGAGCGGCGGCGCCGTACGGGGATGGTGCCGCAGAGCCCGGCCGACCTGCTCTACCTCGAGACCGTGGCCGAGGAGTGCGAGGCGGCGGACGCGTCGACCGGCGCGGACGCCGGCACGTGTGCGGGACTGCTCAAGCGGCTCGCGCCCGGCATCGAACCGGACACCCACCCGCGCGACCTGTCGGAGGGACAGCGGCTCGCCCTGGCGGTGTCGATCGTGCTCACCGCGCGGCCGCCCGTGCTGCTGCTCGACGAGCCGACGCGCGGCCTGGACTACACCGCGAAGGCCGCGCTGGCCGACATCCTGCGTGACCTGGCGACCGACCCGGAGGGGGAGCGCGCGGTGCTCGTCGCCACCCACGACGTCGAGTTCGTCGCCCACGTGGCCGACCGCGTCGTCGTACTCGCCGAGGGTGAGGTCGTCTCGGCCGGGCCGGTGCGCGAGGTGGTGGCGGAGTCACCGGCGTTCGCGCCGCAGGTGACGAAGGTGCTCGGCGCGCCGTGGCTCCACGTCGACGAGGTCGCGGCGGCGCTCGCCGACCGTGACGGCTCGGAGTGCCAACCGTGA